CGAGGATATGATGAGCTTTCTACCTTTAATGAGCCTCCCAACCTACCTCGGTTGTCCATTTGCTCCAGTGGAGAAGATTTTAGGAAGTCAAAGCTATTTTGCCCACATTTAGCTACTCTATTCGTTGATGGTACTCCAGGATATAATGAGTTTCAGTTCCATAACATCTCCTTCCTTTTTTACATCTACAAACATCTTAAAGTTCTAAAGTTAGAGGGCATTAACCTAAGGCTGAAGGAGCTTCCAACTGAAGTCGAATCACTTCTTTGTTTAAGGTACTTAGCCCTTGAAGCAGAGCGCATGAAATTCATTCCACCATCTATAGCCAAGCTCTCACATTTGGAAACCTTCTGTCTGGATTCTACAGCGGTTGTTTCATTGCCAGATAGCATCTGGAACATGAAGAAGTTGATGCATGTACATGTAAGACCCGTTTTTGATATTCGTCTGTCTTCCAACGACAATGTTGTTGAAAACCTCTCTACTTTACCCAATTTAGACACACTCTCTACTCTGTTTCTTTATCGTGACATTGAGAACATATTGAGAAGGATTCTCAACGTTCGCCGACTTAAAATTTTATATGTGCGGCAACAAAATAGAGTATGCTGCAACATGAGTCGACTAGTATGCCTAGAATCACTCATCTTAGATGGCCACGGCTCCTTTGATTCGCTGGAATATGTGGAGCTTTCTTTTCCcatgaatttgaagaagttgtgTCTTTTCAATCTGGGTCTTCCCTGTAGAAAAATGTCATTGATTGAACAACTACCCAATCTTGAAGTCCTCAAATTAAGACAGTGGTCAATGGAGGGCCAAAAATGGGAGCTGATGGAAGGAGGATTCCCTAAACTCAAGGTCTTGACGTTAGAAGATGTAAAGGTTATGGAGTGGGCACAGACAGACCCTGACAGTGATGATTACTTCCCGTGCCTTCAGCAATTAAATCTCTACGGAATTTCTAATTTGGAAATGGTGCCTGCTTGTTTAGGCCGTATATCAACTCTTGAAACAATTAGAGTGCTACGTTGTGTAGATGGTGTCAAATCTTTGGCACGGGAAATTGAAGAAGCACAAAAAAATTATGGAAATGAGAATCTGAAGATCATCATCATAGATTGAAGGGCATCAGCTGGTTCAATATCTGGTAATTTGTTTTTTGTCATTACCGTTAATTGGCTTGTAGCTTCTTTTGGTAGCTTTTTTGGACTTCAATTGCCTGTAATGCATGCACGAGCACATTGAAATTGATGAGCAAACAACTAGTTATTGCTCTGTTTTTTTCTTGATGATATCATCAAGGAGTGCTACGGTTGGTTTTTCCTCTTGAGATTGTAATTGGTCATCTGCGTGGTCTGGCTTTCTTTGGTgcttttgtggaagattgaggtaaaagttgaaagGATCGATGGCTCTTTTCTTGTCAAGATATGGTGAAAACAATCAATGAGATTATTCTGATATTTTGCTGTTGGCCTATtttgtgtaatttcatttttttgaatttaatgATGGTTGTGTGCTATTTCTTTTCAAACATGTGTCAATTTGCCATCAAGGAACtttgttatctttttttttttttttttctatttgagGTTCAAACTCCATCATTTTGATAGCATTGATTAACAATTTATGTTTGAACTCATGATTCTTGGAAGAATATGATAGCCCAATTTGGAAACCGCTATGATCATTTCTTTTCGggttattattactttactcCCTTAACGTTAGATGTCATTATCAATTTCCcccttaacgttatcttttagtcactttacccccaaaACTAACAGTCAAACTtaacggagtttgttaattaaagtgaaaagacaaGTTTAGCCCTTAacgttattatcactttacccccataaactATGGTCTAATTATCAATTTAcctataaaattattttttagataatttatcccaccattaaaccaacttagcaagttaaaaaactttagaagaaagtATTCTTctctttgtataataaaaataataaaaaatttagagtgactcttctcctttttaatatcaagaaaaaagtcaaagtattaatttctttcttcttgacaatcttattaatattaaaaaaaaagatggtgagggggagggagagagagattgaaagagagctcaattcttttttttttttaaatacaaataagaaagaattaaatacttttattattttaaaattatttcactttactGTTTACCACCAGATTTCAATTCTAATCCCAATAATATTAaattaatacaataatattagacttttctttattttttctttgtaaaatctaattttttgcctccttctttcctatctcgttttcttttcctagtattaataagtgtgaaaaaagaaatttgagaaaatctttttagttttatatttttggatctcttaaagtgaaaaaaaaagaagaataatcattctaacttttttgtttttaattatatatataagggtaaatatatttaaaaaatttttaccatactagttagattaacgatgaaGTAAAATGCCTAGAAGTAATGTTAAGAATTAAAGCAattatatcactataatttaaaggaataaagtaacaataacaatgtagtaatgctaCAGAATAAAAGGGTAATTTTGTCCAAATTTTCTTAACATGTtaagttgaattacttatgcgGGTGAAGtaactaaaagataacgttagagggtaaactgatagtagtaatatagtttaagggggtaaaataataataacactttCTTTTCTGCCCAAAACAGGTTTACGGTAAAAATTGCAATGGGGATTGCAAAATGCATTACGTGGCTTAATCAGGATAGAATTAGTACTCCATTTTCTTAGGTTTGGATTTAGGATATCCAACTTCGAGATTTGCTAAATTTTCAGAATCATATTTTACTTCTTCAAATTGGAGAATTTTTGCAAAGAATGAATGTATGGGACTTAAGTTCGTTTAAGAAGGATGTCTGCAATTTGGTTTTCGGCTGCTTGAGACAACTGCTGGAAAGGGCATTAGTAAAATTATTGATTCCCCAAAGAGCTTTAAAGGTGATATGTTTGTACGAATatttaattttccatttttgaattCCACACCATATGTTTTAGATGATATATAGAGCTAGGGATAAATTACCCAAATTGGAGagaaaatgtgtataaattttacaagggataatttcagaagcctcccttgaggtttctgacagtctcacTCACCTCCCCTAAACTTTGCAAAATATCAGATACCTCCCCTGAACTTATAGTTGGAGTAACAAGATCAGCCCATGTCAGAAAAATgagcattaaaaaaatattttgaggaGTGAGATGATATTTGTGTTCCACATATGCCCTTTTTGTTTATCCACAACTTGAgctaaagcaaaagcaaaaaaaaaaaaggaagtaatAAGTTGAACCATATAGAGACAAATGCAGATGACTTCTTCAAGCAATGTTACAAtgctatttatatttttttgttttagctaTTAGACATTTATTTAGCTAATATGATCATTCAATTAATTGAAACATACTTCTGGTGATATAAAAAAATGTATAGTTTTATAATTTGAGTGATTAAAAGTACAAATTTTTATTAGGTAagtcataaaaaatattatttgagtgactaaaagtataaatttttaCTAGTTAAgtcacaaaaaaattttcactatTTGGTTAATTGAGTGAATGGCAATTGCAGTTAAATAAATAGTGtaacaatcaaataaccaaattctCAGTAGTTTAATAATTCTTTTTGCGATTTTCTCTGTGGAAAATGAAATGAACTAGCAAGATACTTCATTTCATTTAGTGCTAGATACTTTAgttgagatttaaaaaaaaaattaattcacacTATAGTTAGTCGAATTTATTCAACAAGCTTCGTTTGAATACCAGAACTTAGGTAGAtccgattttcaaaaaattcaataacCCAAATTGTGTCGCATTACTTTATGAGATGATGTAATGTACAATTTTACGTCATTGATTTTTTGAAAACCAAATTTATccaaatataagtaatgagTTACACTAGATAAttgtcttacaaaaaaaaaacatgaaatacatgactttaGAGAAAGTTAACACTAGTGCTAAACTCTTCATTGATGATTGTACTACGAATAAAAAGTGTAAAGTGGAGTAGAAGGTATATCATAAGTTATATCTCTATTACTCATTTAAATAATTCTGTCAAAATAGCTTCAAAATATATCATAAGTTATGAGGGTATATCTATCAATTCATCATCAATGATATCACAAATAGGGCCCAATAATCTGACAAGGGAGATATCTGATATTTTGCAAAGTTCAGGGGAGAAGAgtgagactgtcagaaacctcaggggaggtttttgaaattatcccattttACAATTGTACAATAGGTCAATGCCTTTATTTGTACTCTGTGTCAAGTGAACCTAGACAACTAGTACAATGAATTTTGGGTTAATTAACgtataatcaaaagaaaaaaaaaagatttggagATTTTcatggttaaaaaaaaagaacaactaAAGAATTCTTCGTGATGGAAGAACGAAAAAAGTAatctctctttttctaaaaccatgaatgaaatttaattgaaTAAAACAGGAATCACATTTTGCCAACATCAgcctaaaacaaaagaaacacataaatgattaaatattaaaactaccaaaacaaacagaaaaagGGGTTCAACAGCGTCCTAAAAAACAGGGCTTTAAGGGACGATACGTAGGCCCATAAGCTCCTCTCAAGCTGCAAAGTGACTCATTTAATGTTTGTGGGACATTTTGGACTCCCTCTCACCTCAACCCACATTGTATTGATCTTGTAAGGTCCAAATTTCATCACCTGTTTCAACTATGATTTGTTCTGAATACTTGTGATAAATTGATGAGAATGGACTTGAACTCGTAATCTATTTTCGCTTCTCTTTAGGGTAAATTTGCCGTCTATTTATTGCGAATCAATGGACAAATTCTCTTTACTACTACTTGATAACACTTTGTGCTAGTATATTAAGACTATAAATGAGTATGTTATCCTTTTTACAGAACTTCCAAAGGTTGCGATTATGATTTTTTACAGAAAAGCATGTCTCAATTAGTCTTTTATAGGTTAAGGATATTAACCGTTAGTTAATAATCTTTTCAAGTCATGCCCCACTTTCATCACACATGCTATCAAAGGCTTAGTTAACTTTAACCAAATGAGAAAGTAAGGGTAACAAGTAACAACAACGTGGTTCTCCTTGCAAAAACTAGGACGCGCCCAAGCTGCAAGTCTTACCTAacgaaaaatgaacaaatttgtAAGACGAATGTCAGATTGGCCCTTCTCAACTATAAAAATGATTAATCATCTAATTGTGAATCTACAATACAAAATATGATAGAATTTGCTGACATAATTTTAGACGGATTTGGTTCCTCTCTAGTGAGTTCTTTTTTCATTTCGTATAATAcacatctatatctatatgtattgcagaggGGGTTTTGGATAAGGAGCTTCCAAAATTGTCAAAAGTTTGAATGCTATTTTAAtagaattttatatttttataattaagaaatgtTTATCTCTTAACAAATTCTATAATCACTCCCACAAATCCTATAATCATACTCACGTTTTCCTCACATTTCCCCCACATTTTCCCCAAGTTTTCCCcactaatccataaaattaaaACTCCTAAACTTTAACTAACAGATAATAACCACCTCTGTAAAATGATATCTGTAAATTTCAATTCACGTCTCACATTTATTACTGACACTTACCACATCATTGATAGTAATAACTAACTGTTAATTGAAGAAATTCGCAACTATGAAAGTCACATATCCAAAATTTAGGAGCCTgtttaaattacaattttcacaattcaacGTATCTTATTGTCATAATATATTTTACTCTCATAATCATTCATAAAACTTATGATTACTAATCTAATTTACCCATTTCATTTGTCATCATATAAATTAAATACagttaaaaaaattatgtaTCATACATTCACCATGGATAAATCTCACTTACAAATATTTCAATCAGTGACGAaactaagattttttttctagAGGGGCTAAAATTTTTCCTGACATAATTATTTTAATGTGTTatgtttaaaataattttcatctatttaaatttatgacatctaaaaatatcaaattttaattttaattataaaggtatgttaaaaataaataacttttttaataaaaaaattaattcaaagatagttaattcacacacatgcacacatatatacatatatattctcataatataaactaaaattataaaaaattaggaGGACTAACTTTGTTTTACACAAATATTTACACaacatgaattaaaatttttaaaacttggggGAGAGGGGAGCTATGGGCCCCATTAGCCCATATTGGTTCCATGATTGATTTCAATGACGTCTTAATTCCAAACCTGCAATATTACAAAGGAGAAAACAACTGATCACAAAACGAATTTTACACTACGGTGATCTCACTTAAATATTTTAAGAAGGCTCAGCAAGTTCACTTCTAAGAAATACAGGTCTCACTGAACACTTTTTTGTAGTATCACGAAATTAATTTTatgtgttatgttcaaaataatttttatttatgtaaatatatgacatttaaaaaatcaaattttaattttaattataaagggatgtaaaaaataaataatttttttaaaaaaaattaatttaaaagtagttaattcacacacacacgcacacatatgtacatatatatatatatatatatatattctcataatataaactaaaactgtaaaaaattaggaaaactaACTTTGTTTTACacaatatgaattaaaatttttaaaacttggggGAGGGGGGAACTATGGCCCCCATTAGCCCCCATTGGTTCCATCATTGATTTCAATGGCATCGTAATTCCAAAACTGCAAGATTACAAAGGAGAAAACAATTGATCACAAAACGAATTTTATACTATACTAATTctattgaaatattttaaaaaggtTTAGCAAGTTTACTTCTAAAAAATACAGGTCTTACTGAACATTTTTTTATAGTATCaactccacaaaattcaacagaattaattaaatcaccaataTTAATTTTCATACTAAAAGTTGATTGATGTAAAAAATGCTCGTATCTTTGTACAAAATTATCAAACCGAATGCTTAATGTTTTtaagtattttattttgaaataattttcatctatttaaatatatgacatctaaaaatatcaattattaactttaattataaagggatataaaaaataaataacttttttaagtacaaaaattaattcaaatgtagTTAATTCACACGCACACatatatacttatatatatatatatatatatatatatattctcataatacaaactaaaattgtaaaaaaattagGAGGGCCAACTTTATTTTAcacaaatatttatataatatgaattaaaatttttaaaacttggggAGGAGGGCTATGGCCTCCATTAGCCCCCATTGGTTCCATCATTTAATTTCAATGACGTCTTAATTCCAAACCTGCAAgattacaaagaaaaaaataattgattaCAAAACGAATTTCATACCATAGTGATCCcaatgaaatattttaaaaaggtTCAGCAAGTTCACTTCCCAGAAGTACAAGTCTCACTCAACATTTTTTTGTAGTACGAACTCTACAAATTTTAatagaattaattaaaccacTAATATTAATTTTCATACAAAAAGTTGATTGATGTAAAAAATGTTTACACCTTTGTACAAGATTATTAAATCTAATGCATAATGTTtgtaagcattttattttgaaatcaaataaaacatgcaattacatttatttctatccatatatcattcattttctaatataaatttttattattattttaaaatccatCTTTCGCAAAAACGCAATTCTTGAATGATCTACTGATTTTGTCATACTTTGAACTATTGTTAgacaaatattaaattttaattatgttggtataatttttttaacttttttcaaattaaaatagtataatcttttaatttatttcaataaCGTAAGCATcgtgcgtagcacgggtattcacactagtttAAATGTATGACACATGTCTTGAATTACTAAGAAGGGACATggtcaatttaaatttaattaatcCTAACTCTTGTTAATAAATGAAGATACGTGTCATACATCTAGATGAGTACTTCGAAAAAATGGAGAGAGAATCAACTAGAGATGAGCCAAATCCCACTTTAAATTGGTTTTCAATTTTGGCACTTGTTTTATTCTGTGGATCTATACAATACAAAATATGGGTACTCTTGGTTTGTGAgggtattattattatttagagTGAAATTGCTTTGGCAAGAACATAATTGTTTTGGCAATATAGCTAACCCTTTTTCTATACTTTGCTACTAAGGCGTACTATCGACAAGGTTTTGTTAAACAAATAATTTATATGTTTTGTTGGAGGAGAAAATTGATAGCAATATGAAATTTAAATAGTTAAATTTCTattctttttaattaattttaaaaaattatcctAGTACGTATTCCTAAAACAAATGCCCACTATGTGCAACACTTATGCTCCTATGCTAATTTCATCAAAATAGATCTTAtaaattttagttataaacttatcaATTTTCATTTGAAGCTTAAAAACACCATGTAAGATAATTTTGATAGGGTTTTCAGCGGTGATTTGTTAGATATGCAACCAAAAAAATGTTCACGACCTGGTCATTAGAGCTCTTTTATCCCTATCTTGGGCAGTCATTGCTCGGCCCATATCCTCGGGAGATTTAACTTTTATGTAGCATTTGGTTCGCATGTTGGAATCAGATTCGGATTCAAAATCATTCATcctgaatttgaaatgaaatcaatgaTTCCAATATATTTGTTTGGTTCAGTGCCAGGAATGTAGatcattactatagttgatgtttggttcgttGACTCTTTGTAAAtgggatataagaaattttcactatttaaatatattagtataaatgtattagtaaatatagtataactaattaataatttctattagtaaatatgtataaatattagtataattgataatatcaatt
This Coffea arabica cultivar ET-39 chromosome 3e, Coffea Arabica ET-39 HiFi, whole genome shotgun sequence DNA region includes the following protein-coding sequences:
- the LOC140038373 gene encoding putative late blight resistance protein homolog R1B-16, whose translation is MVSKSRSIGGVKTCYIHDLIFEFCKGEAKEKNFLQVLRGYDELSTFNEPPNLPRLSICSSGEDFRKSKLFCPHLATLFVDGTPGYNEFQFHNISFLFYIYKHLKVLKLEGINLRLKELPTEVESLLCLRYLALEAERMKFIPPSIAKLSHLETFCLDSTAVVSLPDSIWNMKKLMHVHVRPVFDIRLSSNDNVVENLSTLPNLDTLSTLFLYRDIENILRRILNVRRLKILYVRQQNRVCCNMSRLVCLESLILDGHGSFDSLEYVELSFPMNLKKLCLFNLGLPCRKMSLIEQLPNLEVLKLRQWSMEGQKWELMEGGFPKLKVLTLEDVKVMEWAQTDPDSDDYFPCLQQLNLYGISNLEMVPACLGRISTLETIRVLRCVDGVKSLAREIEEAQKNYGNENLKIIIID